A portion of the Sphingorhabdus pulchriflava genome contains these proteins:
- a CDS encoding type IV secretion system DNA-binding domain-containing protein, producing MKRNLLNFTRGSQLLGHFGFMFAAGLKGPVIIAAVVIGGLCWWNLSKGLSPHETYLIWMRIYAAIYGFMEFDPAKSIAIETGLGGTVQMPLGVVEDYPPIILAWAHMLALLKQALIRSALALVPAMIAFYWFAARFGSRSKERKHERGALLATLPELTAEIGEHNAREWKRELNEAMGIKWRFALGSELRRLFPYAPSHLAKVSYPWRLEQSHAMLIGTTGMGKTVALSDMIEEARSTGQRAVIFDLTGTFIEHFYESDRDIILNPLDARCPQWSVFDECRDEAEFSAAAEALVPHDGGGSEQFWVLAARLLFVEMCLKLRAKGSDTNEALATELMTADLTQVHKLMRGTIADPLTAPEAARMAESIRAVFNANAKALKLLPKTGPRFSVRDWVESDARDGSMLYISARYIDMSVCSQLLTVWLDTAMNTLMAMERTRDLRLWFFIDEMGALHRLPALEKGLQTARNFGGAIVTGIHAYAKLKEVYGENMAMTLSSLARTKLILGTADRETATWCSDFIGHTQVRDMEEGYTYGYNNARDAVSLTPRKNIEPLLLPDQLMNLPRLSGYLKFPDGFPAAPVKLVPVSRKKRAEPFIRRAGDDGPSNGTPPCQLVDPAAQSNADEHPSSNDDGAGKGVVPSQGELALKPAHIVTENERAMPGDQSRIIEQDVAATSQPSPNLVPNDDRDKPPERPQENRSGTTQPALPMDKVLRVGTPQTEGQEQWSPQGTLPAPRPALLIQKSKTDRDMGKADAARRLMLEDGMRVKDEAKDVVDLGDLDMDL from the coding sequence ATGAAGCGTAATCTATTGAACTTCACCCGTGGCAGCCAGCTCCTTGGGCATTTCGGGTTCATGTTTGCAGCCGGGCTTAAAGGTCCGGTCATCATCGCCGCAGTCGTCATTGGCGGCTTGTGCTGGTGGAACCTTTCAAAGGGACTTTCTCCCCACGAAACCTATCTCATATGGATGCGGATATACGCTGCAATTTACGGCTTCATGGAGTTTGATCCGGCAAAGAGTATCGCCATTGAAACCGGTTTGGGCGGCACCGTCCAGATGCCCTTGGGCGTGGTTGAAGATTACCCGCCGATCATCTTGGCATGGGCACATATGCTTGCATTGCTCAAGCAGGCATTGATCCGTTCGGCGCTCGCGCTCGTGCCCGCCATGATCGCCTTTTACTGGTTTGCAGCGCGCTTCGGCAGTCGTTCGAAAGAGCGCAAGCATGAACGCGGAGCCCTGCTTGCAACGCTGCCCGAACTGACGGCGGAAATCGGCGAGCATAATGCGCGCGAATGGAAACGCGAGCTGAACGAGGCCATGGGCATCAAATGGCGCTTTGCGCTTGGCAGTGAGCTGCGCCGGCTCTTTCCTTATGCGCCATCGCATCTTGCAAAAGTGAGCTATCCGTGGCGGCTCGAACAGAGCCATGCCATGCTGATTGGTACCACCGGCATGGGCAAAACCGTGGCGCTTTCGGATATGATCGAGGAGGCGCGATCTACCGGCCAGCGTGCTGTCATCTTCGATCTGACGGGTACCTTCATCGAGCATTTTTACGAGAGTGACCGCGACATCATCTTGAACCCATTGGATGCCCGTTGCCCGCAATGGAGCGTGTTCGACGAATGCCGTGATGAGGCTGAATTTTCAGCCGCTGCCGAAGCGCTTGTTCCCCATGACGGGGGAGGCTCGGAACAATTCTGGGTGCTGGCGGCACGCCTTCTTTTTGTTGAGATGTGCCTCAAACTCAGAGCAAAAGGCAGCGACACAAATGAGGCCCTTGCAACCGAGTTGATGACCGCCGACCTGACCCAGGTCCACAAGCTGATGCGCGGCACCATCGCCGATCCACTCACCGCTCCCGAGGCTGCCCGTATGGCGGAATCGATCCGTGCGGTGTTCAATGCCAATGCCAAAGCGTTGAAGCTGCTCCCCAAAACTGGACCTCGCTTCTCGGTACGCGACTGGGTAGAAAGCGACGCTCGTGACGGCTCGATGCTGTACATCTCGGCGCGCTATATCGACATGAGCGTCTGTTCACAGCTGCTGACAGTCTGGCTCGATACCGCGATGAATACGTTGATGGCGATGGAGCGCACGCGCGACTTGCGGCTCTGGTTTTTCATCGATGAAATGGGGGCGCTGCACAGGTTACCAGCCCTTGAAAAGGGTCTCCAGACCGCCCGCAATTTTGGTGGCGCGATTGTGACCGGCATCCATGCCTATGCCAAACTCAAAGAGGTGTACGGCGAGAATATGGCGATGACCTTGTCCTCGCTTGCCCGGACCAAATTAATCCTGGGGACCGCTGACCGCGAGACCGCAACATGGTGTTCGGATTTTATCGGCCATACCCAGGTGCGCGACATGGAGGAGGGCTACACCTATGGCTATAATAATGCCCGTGACGCCGTCAGCCTGACCCCGCGCAAGAATATCGAACCGCTCTTATTACCCGACCAGCTAATGAACCTGCCAAGGCTTTCGGGTTATCTCAAATTTCCCGACGGCTTTCCGGCAGCACCGGTCAAGCTTGTCCCGGTATCGCGCAAGAAAAGGGCCGAACCCTTTATCCGGCGTGCGGGCGATGATGGCCCGTCCAACGGAACTCCTCCTTGTCAATTGGTGGATCCTGCAGCACAGAGCAACGCCGATGAACATCCATCTTCTAATGATGATGGTGCGGGCAAGGGGGTGGTTCCTAGTCAAGGAGAGTTGGCGCTGAAACCTGCGCACATAGTAACCGAGAACGAGCGAGCCATGCCAGGTGACCAATCTCGCATTATAGAGCAAGATGTCGCAGCCACATCACAGCCAAGTCCAAATCTAGTCCCGAATGACGATCGGGATAAGCCACCTGAGCGCCCACAAGAAAACCGGTCAGGCACCACACAGCCTGCGCTCCCAATGGATAAGGTTTTACGGGTCGGTACACCTCAAACAGAAGGGCAAGAGCAATGGTCACCGCAGGGTACTTTGCCTGCGCCAAGGCCAGCACTTCTTATACAAAAATCTAAAACGGATCGTGACATGGGAAAAGCGGACGCGGCGCGTCGGCTGATGCTCGAAGATGGTATGCGCGTGAAGGATGAAGCTAAGGATGTCGTCGATCTGGGCGACCTCGATATGGACCTATGA
- a CDS encoding DUF6437 family protein has protein sequence MARSKTSAVDALKRLQAQRSELDARETKLRTDAANELGRVLLECGAETIEPAKLRLLMKQTAALGIDAALAKVGKA, from the coding sequence ATGGCCCGGTCCAAAACCAGCGCAGTCGATGCGCTCAAACGCCTGCAAGCCCAAAGAAGCGAACTCGATGCGCGCGAAACCAAGCTGCGCACCGATGCTGCCAATGAACTGGGGCGGGTGCTGCTTGAATGCGGCGCAGAAACCATCGAGCCTGCAAAATTGCGGCTGCTGATGAAACAGACAGCCGCGCTCGGGATCGATGCAGCGCTTGCCAAAGTCGGCAAGGCCTGA
- a CDS encoding single-stranded DNA-binding protein — MTNLVILVGRISRDPETRQAQGGSSITTINVVTDRPARNKEGKTYKDENGYTVKDAEFHRVTCFNGLGANVAKYCKKGQLVSVEGRLHYSSWEDQEGVKRYGCEIYADKVDFHTKPRSGENEDAPPIDED; from the coding sequence ATGACCAATCTCGTTATCCTCGTCGGCCGCATTTCACGCGACCCCGAAACCCGGCAGGCCCAGGGTGGCAGCTCGATCACCACGATCAATGTCGTCACCGACCGGCCCGCCCGCAACAAGGAAGGCAAGACCTACAAGGACGAAAACGGCTACACCGTGAAGGATGCCGAATTCCACCGCGTGACCTGCTTCAATGGCTTGGGCGCAAACGTCGCCAAATATTGCAAGAAGGGCCAGCTGGTGAGCGTTGAAGGACGGCTCCATTATTCGTCCTGGGAAGATCAGGAAGGCGTCAAGCGCTATGGCTGCGAAATCTACGCGGACAAGGTCGATTTCCACACCAAGCCGCGTTCGGGCGAGAATGAAGACGCGCCGCCGATCGACGAAGATTGA
- a CDS encoding DUF6915 family protein, producing MAHCYYHALSSVRKWGGTPDDYLALHQWFDQSKAIFADPRHRALRHHAEGIFMLETLFGATITNSDGKHVPVRLIGEQHVIEDLGFIPSFADWGRLIAPQAWMLKGRRLDQPFDDTPPVEVPSAPFPIAA from the coding sequence ATGGCCCATTGCTATTATCACGCGCTTTCTTCGGTGCGCAAATGGGGCGGAACGCCCGATGATTATCTCGCGCTCCACCAATGGTTCGATCAGTCGAAAGCGATCTTCGCCGACCCGCGCCACCGGGCGTTGCGGCACCATGCCGAGGGTATCTTCATGCTCGAGACGCTCTTCGGGGCGACGATCACTAACAGCGATGGAAAGCATGTCCCTGTCCGGCTGATTGGCGAGCAGCATGTGATCGAAGACCTGGGTTTCATTCCCAGTTTTGCCGATTGGGGACGCCTCATCGCACCTCAGGCCTGGATGCTCAAAGGGCGCCGGTTGGACCAGCCATTTGATGACACGCCGCCGGTGGAGGTTCCTTCAGCACCGTTTCCGATTGCCGCTTGA
- a CDS encoding DUF6878 family protein, with protein sequence MNDFSQLAVDYLAGQAERSAIADQEIAAMKAALLPQLAAHGILTVEIRFDGYADNGVIEETSFFGADGKVMECPDVDVACEGKDDVKLASLLEDLAYEALERHHGGWEINEGAFGELLIDVADASFQLDCNLRFISHDSHSTEL encoded by the coding sequence ATGAATGACTTTTCGCAATTGGCCGTTGACTATCTCGCAGGCCAGGCCGAACGCAGCGCGATCGCTGACCAAGAAATTGCGGCGATGAAAGCGGCGTTGCTGCCGCAACTTGCAGCACATGGAATACTCACCGTCGAGATCCGCTTCGATGGCTATGCCGATAACGGCGTGATCGAAGAGACAAGCTTTTTTGGCGCCGACGGCAAGGTGATGGAATGTCCCGATGTCGATGTCGCGTGCGAGGGCAAGGATGATGTCAAACTCGCCTCGCTGCTCGAAGATTTAGCTTATGAAGCGCTCGAACGGCATCATGGCGGATGGGAGATCAACGAAGGCGCCTTTGGTGAATTGCTGATCGATGTGGCAGACGCCAGCTTCCAGCTCGACTGCAATTTGCGCTTCATCTCGCATGACAGCCATTCGACCGAATTGTGA
- a CDS encoding DUF2493 domain-containing protein has translation MQTTFAEQLAGLDLSGFTIGPPPVTQTDFPCAEAVAQTLEGVWSDLFALFSDTALEADAEDLGWGLVNLFHRAAERKSTSVDRATDEVRALIASNDGSEILTHELETQIERAQCAEASMLALEEMREFAAALYMNEFGSSWKPVSSSRFNHGAMLTSAVVQGRDFLRARSASKKRAAMPEGTPVIFAGGRCRFPTDDEAKSFATNVWATLDKVHGTVPDMVLVHGGDTKGVDRLAASWAERRGIAQLTFALDRRLGARAGFKRNEQMLSLDPRYVVAFPGNGVLERLVIDAKAARVTVVDRRGPLGTCPKARTPTPRQ, from the coding sequence ATGCAAACAACTTTTGCCGAGCAACTTGCCGGGCTCGATCTTTCCGGTTTCACCATTGGCCCGCCGCCCGTCACTCAGACCGACTTTCCCTGTGCCGAAGCTGTTGCACAAACGCTTGAAGGCGTCTGGTCGGATCTTTTTGCACTGTTCAGCGATACAGCGCTTGAAGCCGATGCCGAGGATCTGGGCTGGGGCCTCGTTAATCTCTTTCACCGTGCGGCGGAACGCAAATCAACGAGTGTCGACCGTGCGACCGACGAGGTGCGCGCACTCATTGCTTCGAACGATGGCTCGGAGATACTGACGCATGAACTCGAGACCCAGATCGAACGCGCGCAATGTGCCGAAGCAAGCATGTTGGCACTGGAAGAGATGCGCGAATTTGCAGCAGCCCTCTACATGAACGAGTTCGGATCGTCCTGGAAACCTGTTTCCAGTTCGCGCTTCAACCATGGCGCGATGCTCACCTCGGCGGTGGTGCAGGGGCGCGACTTCTTGCGCGCCCGCAGCGCTTCCAAGAAACGTGCAGCGATGCCCGAAGGCACGCCAGTCATATTCGCAGGCGGACGCTGTCGCTTTCCAACCGACGATGAAGCCAAAAGCTTCGCCACCAATGTCTGGGCCACACTCGACAAGGTGCATGGCACGGTTCCCGACATGGTGCTGGTGCATGGCGGCGACACCAAGGGTGTCGACCGGTTGGCGGCATCCTGGGCCGAACGTCGCGGGATTGCCCAACTGACCTTTGCGCTCGACCGGCGACTGGGGGCACGCGCCGGGTTCAAGCGCAACGAACAGATGCTTTCGCTCGATCCGCGCTATGTCGTCGCCTTTCCCGGAAACGGCGTCCTCGAACGTCTGGTGATCGATGCCAAAGCCGCCCGCGTGACGGTCGTTGACCGCCGCGGTCCGCTTGGCACCTGCCCGAAGGCAAGAACCCCCACGCCCAGGCAATGA
- a CDS encoding RES domain-containing protein: MWTPTALASEVRAYNGHVWRVVEAQHRISTNRLAASLADQARLEALAEAAKPDLPKAAQGLHYLLASPFRYGHRTPSRFRRADERPGIFYASEAEATAIAETAYWRLRFFLRSPGFEPSSATSEHSSFTVAVRSEQAIDLTCPPFDAEQARWIDRNDYGACQDLAAAAREASLALIRTISARDPEARCNIVILEPSVFGGRDPVTQRTWHLRYEEDRLTAFAAFPAEDQLVFTAAGFGLVGPG; encoded by the coding sequence ATGTGGACGCCCACCGCGCTCGCGTCTGAGGTTCGCGCCTACAACGGTCATGTCTGGCGGGTGGTCGAGGCACAGCACCGCATCTCGACCAACCGCTTGGCCGCTTCGCTTGCCGATCAGGCACGGCTTGAGGCGCTTGCGGAAGCCGCCAAACCGGATTTGCCCAAGGCTGCACAAGGTCTCCATTATCTGCTGGCTTCGCCCTTCCGCTATGGCCATCGCACTCCTAGCCGATTTCGTCGTGCCGATGAACGCCCCGGGATTTTCTATGCAAGCGAAGCCGAGGCAACCGCCATTGCCGAGACGGCATATTGGCGCTTGCGCTTTTTCTTGCGTTCACCGGGGTTCGAGCCTTCCTCAGCCACCAGCGAGCATTCAAGCTTCACGGTAGCCGTTCGCTCTGAGCAGGCGATCGATCTGACCTGTCCCCCCTTCGATGCTGAGCAAGCGCGCTGGATCGACCGCAACGACTATGGTGCCTGCCAGGACCTTGCCGCTGCCGCTCGTGAGGCATCGCTCGCTTTGATCCGCACGATATCGGCGCGCGATCCCGAGGCGCGCTGCAACATCGTCATCCTGGAGCCAAGCGTCTTTGGCGGGCGCGATCCCGTGACGCAGCGAACCTGGCATTTGCGCTACGAAGAAGATCGTTTGACAGCATTCGCCGCCTTTCCGGCCGAGGATCAGCTGGTGTTCACAGCCGCCGGGTTCGGATTGGTTGGTCCCGGCTGA
- a CDS encoding antitoxin Xre/MbcA/ParS toxin-binding domain-containing protein — protein sequence MATRFKVDAQEDARVLTSAIAKIADYWGLSTAKLGTILGLSQATASRLTTGRTMLDPASKSFEAGQFLLRLFRSLDSLLGSDDAAARRWLQTHNLDLDARPLDLIDSFKGLLTVCDYVDAHRARV from the coding sequence ATGGCTACGCGCTTCAAGGTTGATGCACAGGAGGATGCCCGCGTTCTCACCTCTGCTATTGCAAAAATAGCAGATTATTGGGGTCTGAGCACCGCCAAATTGGGGACCATTCTCGGTCTCTCGCAGGCGACCGCCTCGCGGTTGACCACCGGGCGCACTATGCTCGATCCGGCGTCCAAGTCCTTTGAGGCCGGACAATTTCTGCTGCGCTTGTTCAGAAGCCTGGATTCGCTTCTGGGAAGCGACGACGCGGCGGCGCGCCGCTGGCTCCAGACGCATAATCTTGACCTTGATGCCCGGCCGCTCGATCTCATCGACAGCTTCAAGGGCCTATTGACCGTTTGCGACTATGTGGACGCCCACCGCGCTCGCGTCTGA
- a CDS encoding ArdC family protein — translation MAYHSKRAGLSPATRITNQIIERLEAGTRPWVKPWRGLPVSRPLRSCGTPYRGMNVFWLWMVADMCGYASPYWMTYAQANKMGAQVRKGEKSTIAIFYKSYSREVEASDTGETQEESRRVLRAYAVFNADQIDGLPERYHPSHDLALVEPEGRKADLDLFFSQIPAALRHSGSEAYYEPVADRITMPSPELFSGFDHYYATLGHELSHWTGHGSRLDRNLKNRFGSAAYAAEELIAELSSAILGAELGLPVTHLDNHASYIDHWLKLLRDDDRAMLTAAARAEEASALLLKLGGRECEMGEVEPLSEAA, via the coding sequence ATGGCCTATCATTCCAAACGCGCTGGCCTGTCGCCCGCAACCCGTATCACCAACCAGATCATCGAGAGGCTCGAGGCTGGAACCAGACCCTGGGTCAAACCGTGGCGTGGACTGCCGGTCTCGCGCCCTTTGCGCAGTTGCGGCACGCCCTATCGGGGTATGAATGTCTTCTGGCTCTGGATGGTCGCCGATATGTGCGGCTATGCCTCGCCCTATTGGATGACCTATGCGCAGGCGAACAAGATGGGCGCGCAAGTGCGCAAGGGCGAGAAGTCGACCATCGCGATCTTCTACAAAAGCTATTCCAGGGAGGTCGAGGCTTCCGACACCGGAGAAACACAGGAAGAAAGCCGCCGCGTGCTTCGTGCCTATGCCGTGTTCAATGCCGATCAGATCGACGGATTACCCGAACGCTACCACCCGTCGCACGATCTTGCGCTGGTCGAACCCGAGGGGCGCAAAGCCGATCTCGACCTATTCTTCAGCCAGATCCCGGCAGCGCTCCGACATTCAGGTTCTGAAGCCTATTATGAACCGGTGGCCGACCGGATCACCATGCCCTCACCCGAGCTCTTTTCAGGCTTTGACCATTATTATGCGACGCTTGGTCACGAATTGTCGCACTGGACCGGGCATGGATCACGGCTCGACCGTAATCTCAAAAACCGCTTCGGCAGTGCGGCCTATGCCGCCGAAGAACTGATTGCCGAATTGTCGAGCGCGATATTGGGCGCTGAACTCGGACTTCCGGTCACCCATCTCGACAATCATGCAAGCTATATAGACCATTGGCTCAAGCTGCTGCGCGACGATGACCGTGCGATGCTCACTGCCGCTGCGCGCGCAGAGGAAGCAAGTGCGCTGCTTTTGAAGCTTGGTGGCCGCGAATGCGAGATGGGGGAGGTCGAGCCCCTGTCAGAGGCAGCCTAA
- a CDS encoding ParB/RepB/Spo0J family partition protein: MIKSIPLNKLVASPRNVRKRSDPVADAELKASVAAHGLLQNLVVREGKKGQYEVEAGERRRRALLALAADKHLSRTLPIMCLVLDGDETQVREASLAENFHTLKMNPADEAQAFASIIETGATPEDVARRFGLTVRFVEGRLRLASLAPVVFEALAAGEITLDMAKAYGATSDQAIQARVYDEVVQSCYRASPDSIRRMVLNSTVRGSDPRAKLVGKDAYLAAGGRVDRELFDDEENESWLDVALLENLANARMEEAAASVAAEQGLAWVKPTLDVYVSHDLVEGLHRVPVPQRVYTEDELARIEELDAAYDAQAVILEDEDASEDDTSAASEEIERIDAEIAAIRDRPVEIDPDIKRESGMILTLGRDGVPTLQPLYFTETLVVSASEEGAVEVVSSGSGDKPARAAMSQRLVDELAMQRRDVLALHVASDPALALDLFVFILADADTYRWSSSPGLTIRGSASSGPAHGFEAKDAAATAAIAELRGGLDESWRAGDSIAERFDLFRRLDDEARSAWLGWVVGRTLEASLNVSGNRGNVFHDHLGQLTGIDMAAWWRPTAANYFDRVSKAVILEALTDVGGPTLASRFSASKKGDLAASAERIFAGNFITEVEVKERALAWLPAAMRFADAPGVEPATETDADIAAVAADGAEMDADGSTAEDPAISQETTDNAGVELAA; the protein is encoded by the coding sequence ATGATCAAGTCAATTCCGTTGAACAAGCTTGTTGCATCCCCTCGGAACGTCCGCAAGCGCTCCGATCCGGTCGCCGATGCCGAACTCAAGGCAAGTGTGGCAGCGCACGGCCTTTTGCAGAACCTCGTGGTTCGCGAAGGCAAGAAGGGCCAATATGAGGTGGAAGCAGGCGAACGCCGCCGCAGGGCTTTGCTCGCGCTTGCGGCAGACAAGCATCTGTCGCGCACACTCCCCATCATGTGTCTGGTTCTCGACGGTGATGAAACGCAGGTTCGCGAAGCAAGCCTTGCCGAGAATTTTCACACGCTCAAGATGAACCCGGCCGATGAAGCACAAGCTTTTGCGAGCATCATCGAAACCGGTGCAACGCCCGAAGATGTCGCACGACGCTTTGGCTTGACCGTCCGCTTCGTCGAAGGCCGCCTGCGTCTGGCATCGCTTGCCCCTGTGGTCTTCGAAGCGCTGGCTGCAGGCGAGATCACGCTCGATATGGCGAAAGCTTACGGGGCAACCTCGGATCAGGCCATCCAGGCGCGTGTCTATGATGAAGTCGTCCAATCCTGCTACCGCGCTTCGCCTGACAGCATTCGCCGCATGGTATTGAACAGTACGGTGCGCGGCAGCGATCCGCGTGCGAAACTGGTCGGGAAGGACGCCTATCTTGCAGCCGGCGGGCGCGTCGACCGCGAGCTGTTCGACGATGAAGAGAATGAAAGCTGGCTCGACGTTGCACTTCTGGAAAATCTCGCAAATGCCAGGATGGAAGAGGCGGCAGCCAGCGTTGCGGCAGAGCAGGGCCTTGCCTGGGTTAAGCCGACACTCGACGTCTATGTGAGCCATGACCTTGTCGAAGGCTTGCACCGCGTTCCCGTACCCCAGCGCGTCTACACCGAAGACGAATTGGCCCGCATCGAAGAGCTCGATGCCGCCTATGACGCGCAAGCGGTCATCCTCGAGGATGAAGATGCAAGCGAGGACGATACAAGTGCAGCGTCCGAAGAAATCGAGCGCATCGATGCCGAAATTGCCGCAATCCGTGACCGCCCGGTCGAGATCGATCCGGACATCAAGCGCGAAAGCGGGATGATCCTGACGCTCGGCCGCGACGGTGTCCCCACGCTCCAGCCGCTATATTTCACTGAAACGCTTGTCGTGAGCGCAAGCGAGGAAGGCGCGGTCGAGGTCGTTAGCAGTGGATCGGGTGACAAGCCCGCTCGCGCGGCCATGTCGCAGCGGCTCGTCGATGAACTCGCCATGCAACGCCGCGACGTTCTGGCGCTCCATGTTGCAAGCGATCCCGCACTCGCGCTCGACCTGTTCGTGTTCATTCTGGCCGACGCGGACACTTATCGCTGGTCTTCATCGCCCGGGCTCACCATTCGGGGTTCGGCTTCTTCGGGTCCGGCGCACGGATTTGAAGCTAAGGATGCGGCGGCCACTGCTGCGATCGCCGAACTTCGCGGCGGTCTCGATGAAAGCTGGCGCGCGGGCGACAGCATTGCCGAGCGTTTCGACCTCTTCCGCCGCCTCGACGATGAAGCCCGTTCCGCATGGCTTGGCTGGGTTGTGGGGCGCACACTTGAGGCGAGCCTCAATGTGAGCGGCAATCGCGGCAATGTCTTCCACGATCATCTGGGGCAGTTGACCGGGATCGATATGGCAGCCTGGTGGCGTCCGACCGCGGCCAATTATTTCGACAGGGTGTCGAAGGCCGTCATTCTCGAAGCATTGACCGATGTCGGCGGGCCTACGCTTGCTTCGCGTTTCTCGGCTTCGAAAAAGGGTGATCTTGCCGCAAGTGCTGAACGCATCTTCGCCGGCAACTTCATCACCGAAGTTGAAGTCAAGGAGCGGGCGCTTGCCTGGCTGCCTGCCGCCATGCGTTTTGCGGATGCGCCGGGCGTTGAACCTGCGACCGAGACCGATGCGGACATCGCAGCAGTCGCAGCTGACGGTGCTGAGATGGATGCCGATGGGTCGACCGCCGAGGATCCCGCGATCAGCCAGGAAACAACCGACAATGCAGGTGTCGAACTCGCCGCCTGA
- a CDS encoding type IV toxin-antitoxin system AbiEi family antitoxin domain-containing protein → MPALVKEISKAGLAGRILAERQLAELVGGSAARRYGLVNRAIKDGALLRIKRGTYVLAAHYRAEPVHPFAVAQSLLPGSYISFETALSYHGWIPESVFTTASVSPGRKTLEYTTEAFGSFVFHPLAIHQYRLLTSVDRVVLGKQTALVAQPLRALLDLMALRKQPWQGLDWLTSGMRIDEAQLFALKRTDFAALKPVYKHKAVNAFLNQLEDALLSGKATGRRSSRND, encoded by the coding sequence ATGCCAGCTTTGGTCAAAGAAATTTCAAAGGCGGGATTGGCAGGCCGCATCCTTGCAGAACGACAGCTCGCAGAGCTTGTTGGCGGGAGTGCTGCGCGCCGTTACGGGCTGGTCAACCGTGCGATCAAGGATGGAGCGCTGCTCCGCATCAAGCGCGGGACCTATGTGCTCGCAGCTCACTATCGGGCCGAGCCGGTCCATCCCTTTGCTGTCGCGCAGAGCCTGCTTCCCGGCAGTTACATCTCATTCGAAACAGCACTTTCCTATCATGGCTGGATCCCGGAGAGCGTGTTTACGACTGCCAGTGTATCGCCGGGCCGTAAGACGCTCGAATATACAACCGAAGCCTTCGGCAGCTTTGTCTTTCACCCGCTCGCTATCCATCAATATCGCCTGCTGACCAGCGTCGATCGCGTGGTCCTCGGCAAACAGACTGCTCTTGTTGCCCAGCCCTTGCGGGCCCTTCTCGACCTTATGGCGTTGCGCAAGCAGCCTTGGCAGGGCCTCGATTGGCTGACGAGCGGCATGCGGATCGACGAAGCGCAGCTGTTTGCGCTTAAGCGCACAGATTTTGCCGCATTGAAGCCCGTCTACAAGCATAAGGCGGTGAATGCGTTTCTCAACCAACTCGAAGACGCGCTGTTGAGCGGGAAGGCAACTGGCCGACGGAGTTCGCGAAATGATTGA
- a CDS encoding nucleotidyl transferase AbiEii/AbiGii toxin family protein yields MIDLIKERLRRYAAANPLEEENAVKEILQEIALYALWRSDFFDVALFQGGTSLRILHGLPRFSEDLDFLLRTPNPDFDWSPYLATLTQVAAEFGVKLEAQPPARMDKAIHAALIKNDSIANQLDLSFVGQDRRKTIRIKLEIDVNPPLGSGEATSFLDFPLDYEVRHQDLPSNFALKIHALLCRGFLKGRDWFDFSWYVSRDISPNLALLRNALIQAGPWKGDETISVDIAWLKAALSSTIAKIDWKEAGEDVARFLRPAELRSIDLWSERFFTAKLDKLAIAAIEKPIQKSKLDR; encoded by the coding sequence ATGATTGATCTGATCAAGGAACGGCTGCGCCGCTATGCTGCTGCAAATCCGCTCGAAGAAGAAAATGCGGTCAAGGAAATCCTCCAGGAAATCGCGCTCTACGCGCTTTGGCGCAGTGATTTTTTCGATGTCGCCCTGTTCCAGGGAGGCACCAGTTTGCGCATCCTGCACGGCCTGCCGCGGTTTTCCGAAGATCTGGATTTCCTACTGCGTACACCAAACCCTGATTTTGACTGGTCGCCCTATCTGGCCACGCTCACGCAAGTGGCTGCGGAGTTCGGCGTCAAGCTGGAGGCGCAGCCGCCTGCCCGGATGGATAAGGCCATCCATGCAGCGCTCATCAAGAATGATTCCATTGCCAATCAGCTGGACTTGTCTTTTGTCGGCCAAGACCGGCGAAAAACAATCCGGATCAAGCTCGAAATCGACGTCAATCCGCCCTTGGGATCGGGGGAGGCCACGAGCTTTCTCGATTTCCCCCTGGATTATGAAGTGCGCCATCAGGACCTACCGTCCAATTTTGCGCTCAAGATTCATGCGCTTTTATGTCGCGGCTTTTTGAAGGGTCGCGACTGGTTCGATTTTTCCTGGTATGTTTCGCGCGATATCTCGCCCAATCTCGCTCTCTTGCGCAATGCTCTCATTCAGGCAGGTCCTTGGAAAGGCGATGAAACCATTTCCGTCGATATCGCATGGCTGAAAGCAGCACTTTCCAGCACGATCGCCAAGATCGACTGGAAGGAGGCGGGTGAGGATGTTGCCCGGTTCCTCCGCCCAGCAGAGCTTCGCTCAATTGACCTGTGGAGCGAGCGGTTCTTCACGGCAAAGCTCGATAAACTTGCAATTGCGGCGATTGAAAAGCCGATTCAAAAGAGCAAATTAGATCGGTGA